A window of Phacochoerus africanus isolate WHEZ1 chromosome 11, ROS_Pafr_v1, whole genome shotgun sequence genomic DNA:
ccagaCTTGCCACTCGAGCAAGGTTCCTGAatcctgggggctgggcagggtgggaggggctgggcagggtgggagggTCTGCTCTGCGGGAGGGTCTGCTCTGCAGAAGGGCCAGCAGCCACGTGTGTCCCTAGATGGAACGCTGACCCTGTCCTGCACCGCCTGCAGCCGCTTCCCCCACTTCAGCATCCTCTACTGGCTGGGCAACGGCTCCTTCATCGAGCGCCTCCCGGGGCGCCTGCGTGAGGGCAGCATCAGGTGAGGGGTGCGGCTGGCAGGCGGGGGTCTGCGGCGGGGGGCAGGCCCCTGACGCCTCTGCTGCTCCCCTCCGCAGGCGGGAACGCCGGGGCGCGGGCACCCAGCTGCGGCGGGCCCTGGTGCTGGAGCAGCTGAGCCCCGGCCTGCGCCACGCCAActtctcctgtgttttctccGATCCTGGGCACACGGCCCAGCGTCACCTGGTTCTGGCCCAGCTCTGGGTGAGGAAGCCgaggggggcggaggggaggggaggggagagggggctgcGCCCGCAGCAGCTCCAGCTGAGGCgccttctgtctgtctctccatccCGCTCCTTAGCAGGAAACGCGAAGGAACAGGACTCGGCAGCGCAGGGAGGCGGCGGCCCTCCTGCCTCGGCCCTGATCCCCGTCTGCTTCCCTCCGCCAGGCTGGGCTGAAGACAAGTGGGCCCCCTGCTGAAggagccccgccccccagcaggTCCCCTCTGTGCCACTGTGCCGACAGGTGACCCCCAACTCCAAAGCCTGTTTGAATGGTCACCTCTCCCTTGAGGTCTACGCACTCTCGGGCCCGAGCCGCCGCCCGCATCCACTCGGTGTTGGGTGTGTCCTTTGCGGGACTGTCCCaggaagggcagggagagagacTGCCTCCGCCCCCACCGCAGGCCCACGCCGGGCGCGCATAAACCTTCAGTGGTAGTGTACTGGCGTCTGCCTTGTCATTTCTCCTTCAGGCCTCGACCGACCCGTGCGAGGAGGGAGTGCGGGAAGGTCTGTGGCCCCAGAAAGGCCAGGAGAAGGGATTTGAGAGCGGGGAGGGCCCAGCAGGGACAAAGAAAAAGGTATGCTTCTCTGAGAGCCAGAGGGCCCTGCTTCCCCCGAGAGGTCAAGGCAGGTCAGCACTCCAGGgagaaaaatagactttatttacaagtaataacatttagaaaagacCCATCCCTGGCCCTTAAAAACCTTCCCACCACGCCCAATCCCACCCCAGTGCAAGTCTGGGGAAGGCGGGGAGGGGGTGTGCGAGCTGTCCCCACCGAGGCCCAGGGCCCGTCTCTCCTGGAAGAGAGCACCCTTTTGGGCAACTGTGCCCTCAGGGGGATAGGAGCACCTGTAGACGGCATGCTCCCCTAGGCCGATGCCCGGTGCTGGACTTGAAGAGCGAGGGCCCTGACTCAGCCCAGCCACCAGGAGTAGCAGGGACCAGGGCCTGCTCCTGCAATGGTCCCTCTTCGATCCGGAGGCCGACAGGGACACTGGCGGGGCCAAGGGCCCAGCCACTCACAGTCAGCCTCGAATCCGGTTGTGATGGAGAAGTGACTCTGCTCTAAGACAACATCAGGGGCAAGGTGGGGAGAGGACCCAGACTCCTCCGAGGCGCCGGGGCCAGCGCTGAGGACACGTCTCTTTACCTGGCCAAGGTCCAGGTACCAGCTGGGGCGTGGGCAGGCATCACTGTCTCTACGGGTTTGGCCACTGGGCCTGGGAGCTGAGAGAAGGCACTGAAagggacaggaggaggaggaccgGGCAAGGGGCAGCATCCGAGACACAGGTGGGGCTGCTCACTGGTGGCGGCTCTTTAGTGCTTTGCCTGGAAGTGCAAGAGACACGGGTCAGGCAGCTCATGGAGCCGGGAAGACCCGCCCGCCCCTGACCAGGCTCTCGCCTTGGCGCCGCCTTGGACAGCCACCCTCGGTCCCCAGCTGCTGGCGGTGCCTGCGCAGCTCTGAGTGGTCCTGGGAGCCGTGACCTCCCACTCACGGCAGCCACCCAGGCCGCCAGAGCACCTGCTCTCGGCCCGCCCCCTCCCACAGTTCAGCGCGCCCTGCCTGGGAAGCGGCCTCAGGGGTGGCGGGGGCCCCAAGCCGAAGCCTCCACCTTGCCCTTGGCCCGAGGGGTGGCGGCGCTGGCCATGGTGGTGGCGATGCGAGGAGAGCGGCGGGTCCCACTGCGGGTGCTAGGCGAGGCCTTGGATGGCGCTTTCTTGGAGGCCGCCCTCCGCAGAAGGCTGTTGCCCAGCTTCTTGGGCGTGTTGAGGATGCTGAAGGCCATGGACTGGCGGCGGtcagcctggagggagggggtgtcAAGCGGGGggagcccccccctccccggcctccCCAGGCCACCCCGCTCTCCAGGGCTCCACCAGCCAGGCCCCTGCAGggtctccctccagcccccaaccAACCTGTTTAACAACAGCCGCGGCCGCTTTCTTCTGGGCCTCAGTCGTGCTCTGTCTGCGCCCCTCGTGCCTGTCCCGGGGGGTCATGGGGCGCGGGAAACAGCTGGTGGCCTTCTTAGACTGCGAGGAGAGGGCCGTTAGGCAGACAGGAGGGCCGCGAGACAGCCTCACCTCCAAAGCCCGGCTCTCAGAGCTGGGTGGCCCTCATCCAGACAGCACCcacgccgccccctcccccttgatgGTGGCCAGGCTGGGCCGGAAGCGGACGCCACCCACCTCGGGGGTGCCAGGGCCCTGGTGGGACTCCGAGGAGACCCGTTTGCGCTGCTGCCGGGTGGTGATGCCAGCGCCCTCGGCTATCTGGGTCGGCTGCATGCTGGCTCGGCGCAGGGTCTCCCGGGGGTCGCCGGTTTTTATCTCCTCGTCCGTGATGGTGGGCAGGCTCAGGGagggctgcggggggggggggggggggaggtgagggggcCGCAGCAGGCCCGCCCCAGAGCGCTGGggctcccttccctgcccccgccctgcccGATGACCACCACCAAGACCTCTGGGAGCCCCTGCCCCTCACAGCACCTCCCCACCGGCTACTTGACCAGAAGCAGGCTGCCCTCCTCGGCAGGCAGGCCCGGGCACTGGGGTGGGATGCCAGGGGAGGAAGGTGAGCTGCTGGCAGAGGCAGGTGCCGGGTGGGCCACCCCAGTGCTCACCCTGGACTCCAGCGGGTAGCAGGTCTTCaggtggggggggcacacccggTTGCGCTGTTGCAGCTCCGCGATGCGGTTCCAGTCATCCAGCTGCTCCGGCTCATCCTGGCACGTACCCACATAGAAGCTGTTCCTGCCTGGGGAGGACAGGGAGATGGAAGCCGCTGGGGCTGGAAGGCCAGGAGGGGACGGTGGAGGCAGCCTCCTGCCGGCCTCTTCCACCACcgcttcttcccccaccccttggaCTTCAAGCCAGGCACCCCAGGGGCCTGCTCCACTCAGTGCTACAGAGCCAGCAGAGGGGCTCACAGACACTGCCATGGACACTGCCTCGCTGCTTCCTCCCTGGGGTTACAGGCAGAGGCTGTGCCACCCGGAGAAACGAAATGGAAGGCCAAGAACCGATGATGCCTGGGGGCTCCCGGAAGGCAAGTGCCTGCACGAGGCATCGGAGGAGGAGCCTGGAGGACTCCTGACAGCAGCTGGGCATCGCAGGCCCCTCGTGTCAGCATCTCTGGCATCCAGCCTGACTGCCCAGCAGAGCCCCGATGGACAGGtgcggggaggaggggcaggtgaCATGCTGGAAGGGACCCGGCCGCCAGCCTTGGGTTTGTCCAAGAGCCTGTCCCCTACCTGGAGGAGCCCCGCTGgacaccccagcctgagaacgGCGAGCAGAGCTGCGGGTGGTGGGCCGGTAGCCAGGCAGGCTGAGCAGAGCCGAGTTGGCATCGTCAGGAGAGCCCAGGCGGGCTAGAGACTGGGTGGAGGAGGCCGCTCTGGGGCCGCCCTGGGACGCAGGGGCCGACCGCGTGCTGTAGAAGGAGGAGTTGGCGCTGTCCGGCTCCTCCACATCCAGCTTCTGGAAGAGAGGGTGAATCTGCTACGGCACGAGCAGGACGCCCTGGAGAGAAGCCTCCCCAACCCGAAGCACCTCGGATCCCCTCTGCAGGCATCCACTCTGCTTGGCACGGGGTCCTTGGTGGCACGTCCGCAAGACATGGGCCTTGTGGCCAGAGTCCTGCACAAGGGGCTGAGGTATCAAGACTTTCCGCCCACTTTCCCACTGAGCCTGTGAacaaggctgggagggagggaggaggggagggcagagtgtGTGCATCAGAGCATTTTGGAAGTGACGTGCACAGGAACAAAGCCACGGGCCCACAGGTCACCAAGCAAGGCAGTGGCGAGGCTGGGGCGGGACCCCACGTCTCGTGAGCTCATCAGGCACACAGCACCATGTCTCCCAGCGCCAGCGCCAGGGCCCCGACCCTCTCTGAgaccttctccttcctcctctagCAGAGccgcccctcctgcctcctcggGACACGAGGAGCAGAGCCCCAGCCGGGCCAgcagcacacccccccccccccgccggggCAGCCAGCAGGGGGTGCGGGGCGGCCCTGCTGGGCTGCAGCTTCCCCACACTGTCTCCTGCAGCCCGCGCGGGGCCGGGAGCCCTGCCCCTTGCCACGAGAGGCCTGAACGGCAGCCCTCCTGGGGAGCTCAGCCTCCCAGCGGCGGGGCCGGGCCGTCAGCGCTGCCTGCCTCTCGCGGACCCGAGGGAAGGAGGCCCGGAGAGGACGCGGGCGCCCCGGCCCCGCGGCTGACCTTGGTCATGGTGATGTTGATGATCTGCGTGGTGCGCCGGCGCGCGGAGCGGGTCTTGCGGCCCGAGTCCAGGAAGACGTCGCCCAGGGAGTCCAGGCTGCTCTCCAGCGGGGGCTGACCCCGGGCGGGGATCGGGGTGAAGTAGAGGCTCTCCAGGGATTCCACCTTGGGGGGCAGGCGCTGGGAGACAGGGGAGGCTGGCTCGCCGGGGATACTGGTGCCATCGGGCTGGGTACGAGGCAACTTGCTGTGGGGGAAAAGCTGCTGACGGGCCACTCCGGGGCGGGCGGGCAGCCCGTCCTCCTTCGCTCCCGAGGGACCGAGTCCTACACTTCTGCCGAGCAGACTGGGTCAAGCCCCCAGCGTCTCTGGTTCCCCAGAGCTTCCGGGgagcacccctggcctgggccccGCCTTCCGCCCGCCAGCCCAGGGCCCGGCCAGGCCGCGGCTCCTCACAGTCCTCATTCCTGGCCCCTGCCACGTGTCCACTGCCACAGACGGTTCCCCACCTCTTGGACAAGGTCCCCCTGGAACAGGGCCCCCACGGCCCTCCTCCTGCACCCCCTCTGCCTCAGCGACAGGAAGCTGGGAGGAGCAGCCTCCACCCAGGCCCCCGGGCCACACACACGGGTGCaatcccacctcctcctcctcccgccaGACCCTGTCCAAGAGGCCACTCCGCTCCCACGCCCTGCCTCGCCCTCGCCCTCACTCAACGCAGCCTCTGAGACAGGCACAGAGTGGGGACCAGCAGGGACCCGAGCCCGGCGGCCCAGGTTCAAGGCCAGCCCCGCCATGGTGGGAGTCAGGGCACGAGCGCCCCCCTGCCCCTGGTTCCCCTGCCTCGGAGGGCTGCGAAGGGATGCAGGAGTGTCTGAGGTGTTCACAACAGCGCCCGACGGGTCTAAGCGTTTAACAAAAGCAATAAACGTGCTTGTGTGAATTCGTCCATCTCAGCTTTTACCGCATCAGGAGATGCTTTCTAAGATGCCAACCTGACCACGTCCGTCCCCAAATGCAAACCTTTCCAAGGGTCCTCAGTGCCTTCAGGGCAGGTCTCAACACCAGCCTCCCGCAGTGAGGAGTCCAGCTGGCGCCGGAGGACCTGGGCCGAGCCCCTGACCTGCCCCGCCAGGCGCTTTGCTCACACTCACCTCTGTCCGCTGGACGCACACAGACAGTGTCTCTGAGGACGCCGAGCAGGATGGACGGCCCCAGGGATCACCTTGGGCCCACTCCTGCCTTTTCACTCCCACTGGGCTCTCTACAAGCACCTGGCCCAACCCCGCTAAGAGGACGAGGGCCAAGGGCCCCCATCTTCCTCTCACAGCCCCAGTGCCCAGGACCCAGCGCAAGGAACCGCAGACACTCGGCGGACACCAGCCCGCGGGAGGAAGGCGGCCTCCTGACCTGGTGACGGTGAGAGGGGTCCCCTcctcacagctcagatccaggctGTCGATACTCAAGTCCAGCTGAGGCTTGGCCTGGGGCTCCCGGCTCTTTAAGGCGTCAGTCGCCACCTGGAATCTGCCCAGGTCCCGAAGCTGCTGGTCGGCGTGGGCGACCTGCAAGGAGAGGGCGGGCAGGGCAGGCCCAGGACAGGCGGGCCCGGGGGCCAAGGCGACGGAGGCGAGGGGGAGCCTGTGCAGCCGGAGCCTTACCTGGGCCTCCAGGCTGCGCACCTGGGCCGTGAGGTGGCGGCAGGTCTGCTCCGCCTCCTTGGTCTTCAGCCCGGCCTGCTGCAGCTCCCGGCCCAGCCGGTCCGCCTCGGCTCGCAGCTCCTTGTTCTCCGTCTGCAGCTGCTCCAGGCCccgcagctgctcctgcagctccTGGTTCTGCTGTTTCTTGGCATCATAATGCGTCTTGGCCTTCTCCATCTGGGTGGGcggcagggtgggtgggtgggtgagggggTGGTGGCAGGGTGGGTGCGCAGGTGGGCGGGCAGGCAGGCCCTCACCTGCAGCTTGTAGTGCTCGGCCGCCTGCTCTTTCTGGCTCAGCTGGGCCTGCAGCTCGCTCAGCTGGGCCTGGAGGCGCTGGACCTCCTGCTGGCTctcacctccctgagcctggaAACACCAGAAAGGCTGATTAGGGCCGCTGGTGCCAAATTCCTTTGCACCTAACTAAGAGCTGTGAAGCCTGGTGCTGCAAAAAAGCAATTATTAAACCAAAGAAGGCAACATCGTTGAAAGCATTAAGAACATTAAACTGCATTGTAACCTGACCTGTCACTGCCACTGTTGCTCCCTGAGGTTCAACTGTCTAGATCAGCACGACGCAAGTGAACTCTCTGCCATGATAGAAATGCCTGCACCTGCCCTGCCCAGTAGGGCGGCCACTAGCCATGCCTGGCTACCAAGCAGCAGCCAGTGTGGCCAGTGTGGCCAAGGAACTGAACTTCGTATTTAACTAAAATAACTCTACCTGGGCTAGTGGCTACTGCAGCGGAC
This region includes:
- the IL18BP gene encoding interleukin-18-binding protein; translation: MTRRQNWTPAPRPLWALLFCAHVVSQVARGTPVPQATVAASASAGMAKDPCSLQPPALPRAKGCPGLEVTWPEEEVPLNGTLTLSCTACSRFPHFSILYWLGNGSFIERLPGRLREGSIRRERRGAGTQLRRALVLEQLSPGLRHANFSCVFSDPGHTAQRHLVLAQLWQETRRNRTRQRREAAALLPRP